From a single Candidatus Dormiibacterota bacterium genomic region:
- a CDS encoding hemerythrin domain-containing protein: MNAIALLKADHRAVEELFKEVQALSDTAHVSRGRIFKDIDRELTLHAHIEETIFYPAFKERTKRNTEPSDEVFEAFEEHANVKAMLAKLEALDPGDDTYNAKLQVLMELVKHHVKEEETRLFKQAKQLFDNEELEALGEQLEAAKGKMLAGAH, translated from the coding sequence ATGAATGCAATCGCGCTGTTGAAAGCCGACCACCGCGCCGTCGAAGAACTTTTCAAAGAAGTCCAAGCGTTGAGCGATACCGCGCACGTGTCGCGCGGACGCATATTCAAGGACATCGATCGGGAACTCACGCTCCACGCGCACATCGAGGAAACGATCTTCTACCCGGCCTTCAAGGAGCGGACCAAACGCAATACGGAGCCGAGCGACGAGGTGTTCGAAGCGTTCGAAGAGCATGCCAACGTGAAGGCGATGCTCGCGAAACTCGAAGCGCTCGACCCGGGCGACGACACCTACAACGCGAAACTTCAAGTGCTGATGGAATTGGTGAAACACCACGTTAAAGAAGAGGAGACCCGGCTCTTCAAGCAGGCGAAGCAGCTTTTCGACAACGAGGAGCTCGAGGCGCTCGGGGAGCAACTCGAGGCGGCAAAGGGAAAAATGCTGGCGGGCGCACACTAA
- a CDS encoding L-threonylcarbamoyladenylate synthase, with the protein MERLTSTPEHLERAAALLRSGGVVAFPTETVYGLGADAFDPVAVARIFEIKRRPRFDPLIVHVADEAMLAEVARDISPLARRLIARFWPGPLTLVLRKQASIPDIVTAGLPTVAVRMPAHPIARELVRLAGRPIAAPSANPFGYLSPTRAEHVERMLGDAVDAMIDGGATDRGVESTIVMLEPSPTLLRHGAIPAEEIETLTGPLARELSAESAPLAPGVLPHHYAPRTPIRIVDLASVAPSERVRAGALAFTTPAGGYALERVLSPGGDLREAAAHLFGYLHELDEAGLERIDAQPLPNAGLGAAIMDRLRRASATS; encoded by the coding sequence ATGGAGAGGTTGACGTCCACGCCGGAGCATCTCGAACGCGCCGCCGCACTCCTTCGTAGCGGCGGCGTCGTCGCGTTTCCAACCGAGACGGTATACGGCTTGGGCGCGGATGCGTTCGACCCGGTCGCGGTTGCGCGCATCTTTGAGATCAAGCGGCGGCCCAGGTTCGACCCGCTGATCGTGCACGTTGCCGACGAAGCGATGCTTGCCGAGGTAGCGCGCGATATTTCACCGCTTGCCCGCCGGCTGATCGCCCGATTCTGGCCGGGGCCGCTGACGCTGGTCCTGCGCAAACAGGCGAGCATTCCCGACATCGTGACGGCCGGCTTACCGACGGTTGCGGTGCGGATGCCCGCGCATCCGATCGCGCGCGAACTCGTTCGGCTCGCCGGGCGGCCGATCGCGGCCCCCAGCGCGAATCCGTTCGGCTATCTGAGCCCGACGCGTGCCGAACACGTCGAACGGATGCTCGGCGACGCGGTCGATGCGATGATCGATGGCGGGGCGACCGATCGCGGCGTCGAGTCGACGATCGTCATGCTCGAACCGTCGCCCACGCTGTTACGACATGGTGCGATCCCGGCCGAAGAGATCGAAACGCTTACCGGGCCGCTCGCTCGCGAACTCTCGGCCGAGTCGGCTCCGCTCGCGCCGGGCGTCCTGCCGCACCATTACGCACCGCGCACGCCGATCCGTATCGTCGATCTCGCTAGCGTCGCGCCCTCCGAGCGCGTTCGCGCCGGGGCGCTGGCGTTTACTACTCCGGCGGGCGGGTACGCGCTGGAGCGCGTCCTTTCGCCCGGCGGCGATTTGCGCGAGGCCGCCGCGCACCTCTTTGGCTATCTGCACGAACTCGACGAGGCCGGCTTGGAACGTATCGATGCGCAGCCGCTCCCGAACGCCGGTCTGGGTGCCGCGATCATGGACCGCCTGCGCCGCGCATCGGCGACATCGTGA
- a CDS encoding DMT family transporter: MKPRALALIALAMIALVWGCNWVLMKTAVLYASPFVFAAERSLGGGFLLLVLAALLRKPLWPERPIGYLLLGVFQIAGFLGLVTWAIVTAGAGKIAMLSYTMPFWVALLAWPLLGDRLRLVPGIAVAIAVAGVALMIGPLHGAWVADVIAVLAGVSWAIGVIIAKRLQRGANLDLYNMTMWQLIFGGIVLAIVAAAVPSRATVWSPAYIAILAYNIVFATAIAYVLWIFILRVLPAREASMGTLASPLLAVAWSWALLGERPSLLEGSGMLLVAAGMLLLSFWDRLRLPRIAARERECIADDEQAG, translated from the coding sequence GTGAAGCCGCGCGCTCTCGCGCTGATCGCGCTCGCGATGATTGCCCTCGTGTGGGGCTGCAATTGGGTATTGATGAAGACCGCCGTGCTCTATGCGTCGCCGTTCGTCTTTGCGGCGGAGCGTTCGCTGGGCGGTGGTTTCCTCTTACTCGTGCTCGCGGCGCTGTTGCGCAAACCGCTGTGGCCCGAACGCCCGATCGGATACTTGCTGCTCGGCGTGTTTCAGATTGCGGGATTCTTGGGTTTGGTCACCTGGGCCATCGTCACCGCCGGCGCCGGTAAGATCGCCATGCTTTCGTACACGATGCCGTTTTGGGTCGCGCTGTTGGCATGGCCGTTGCTGGGCGATCGCTTGCGCCTGGTCCCGGGCATAGCGGTGGCGATTGCGGTGGCCGGGGTCGCACTGATGATCGGACCCTTGCACGGTGCTTGGGTCGCCGACGTGATCGCGGTCCTGGCCGGAGTCTCTTGGGCGATCGGCGTGATTATCGCCAAACGCCTGCAGCGCGGCGCCAACCTCGATCTCTATAACATGACGATGTGGCAGTTGATCTTCGGCGGAATCGTCCTTGCGATCGTTGCCGCCGCGGTCCCGTCGCGCGCGACGGTCTGGTCGCCGGCCTACATCGCGATTCTCGCCTACAACATCGTCTTTGCGACCGCAATCGCATACGTGCTGTGGATCTTCATCTTGCGCGTCCTTCCCGCTCGCGAAGCGAGCATGGGAACGTTGGCCAGCCCGCTGTTAGCCGTCGCGTGGTCGTGGGCGCTGCTCGGCGAGCGGCCCTCGTTACTCGAAGGGAGCGGCATGCTGCTGGTGGCTGCCGGGATGCTCTTGCTAAGCTTTTGGGATCGCTTGCGTCTTCCGCGAATAGCGGCGCGAGAGCGCGAGTGCATTGCCGACGACGAACAGGCTGGATAG
- a CDS encoding cation-translocating P-type ATPase: MTQTAEPAVTELSISGMTCASCVAHVTRALRKVPGVSDATVNLATEHATIAHDPATDTAALVAAVERSGYHAAEATDDDADAERTEREFVVRRRLLVLAIVCSVPTLILGMFVGDVPYKNELLLALTLPVWAIVGWTFHRGALSALRSGTATMDTLVSLGSTAALALSVYATIAGAMTYYETASAIVTLVFVGKYLEAAARSRSNKALRSLLNLRPEVAHRREADGRVEAVLADSVRIGDTLVVAPGERVPVDGTIESGSSSLDRALLTGEAMPIEVGPGDTIEQGTVNGAGALVMRATVVGAGTTLARIVQAVRQAQGSTPPVQRLADRIASIFVPIILALAVLTFAGWMLTHHAWSTALVSAIAVLVVACPCALGLATPTAIIAGIGAAARRGILFKDAATLERASALATMVFDKTGTLTQGTLRVLAVQTYGENAANAVLQLAAALESLSTHPIARAIVAEAGARTLPPLHAEDVRVESGRGIAGAVDRTRVLAGNAAFLAANGIETPATRSANTNIYVARDGTMLGSIELGDSIRPSARATVAALSSLGIASLMVSGDTESVVASVAQSAGIERWYSGVLPVEKASIVRDIEEKGGAAGFVGDGMNDAPALARASVGFAMGAGTAIALESAHAAILSNDPYALVSAIEIARGTQRAIAQNLFWAFAYNVVLIPLAAFGIVNPIFAAGAMGLSSLFVVGNALALSRRYSRKTQAIPKA; the protein is encoded by the coding sequence GTGACACAAACAGCCGAGCCGGCGGTCACCGAACTCTCGATCTCCGGAATGACGTGCGCTTCGTGCGTGGCGCACGTTACAAGGGCATTACGCAAAGTACCGGGCGTCAGCGACGCGACCGTAAACCTCGCAACCGAGCACGCAACCATCGCTCACGATCCGGCCACGGACACGGCCGCGCTCGTCGCGGCGGTCGAACGCTCGGGATATCATGCCGCGGAGGCCACCGACGACGACGCCGACGCGGAGCGAACGGAGCGCGAATTCGTCGTGCGCCGGCGTTTGCTCGTGCTGGCGATCGTATGCTCTGTTCCGACGCTGATCCTTGGAATGTTCGTCGGCGACGTGCCCTACAAGAACGAACTCTTGCTGGCACTGACGTTGCCGGTGTGGGCGATCGTTGGTTGGACGTTTCATCGCGGCGCTCTGAGTGCGTTACGCAGCGGAACGGCGACGATGGATACGCTCGTATCGCTCGGATCGACCGCGGCGCTCGCACTGAGCGTGTACGCAACCATCGCCGGCGCGATGACCTATTACGAAACCGCAAGCGCGATCGTGACGCTCGTCTTTGTGGGGAAATACCTGGAGGCCGCGGCGCGTTCGCGCAGCAACAAAGCCCTGCGTTCGCTCCTGAACTTGCGTCCCGAAGTCGCTCACCGGCGCGAGGCGGATGGCCGCGTCGAAGCCGTCCTGGCCGATTCCGTGCGCATCGGCGACACGCTCGTCGTCGCGCCCGGAGAACGCGTCCCGGTTGACGGAACGATCGAATCCGGCAGCAGTTCGCTCGACCGCGCGCTACTCACCGGCGAAGCGATGCCGATCGAGGTCGGCCCCGGCGATACCATCGAGCAAGGTACCGTCAACGGCGCAGGCGCCCTGGTAATGCGCGCCACGGTCGTCGGCGCCGGAACGACGCTCGCGCGCATCGTGCAAGCCGTCCGGCAAGCACAGGGCTCGACACCACCCGTGCAGCGCCTCGCCGATCGCATCGCCTCTATTTTCGTACCGATTATCCTGGCGTTGGCCGTCCTAACGTTCGCCGGCTGGATGCTCACGCATCACGCGTGGTCCACCGCGCTGGTGAGCGCCATCGCGGTGCTCGTCGTCGCATGCCCGTGCGCGCTGGGCCTCGCGACCCCGACCGCCATCATCGCCGGCATCGGCGCCGCGGCCCGACGCGGCATCCTCTTTAAGGACGCGGCAACGCTGGAACGCGCCTCCGCACTCGCGACGATGGTGTTCGACAAAACGGGCACGCTCACGCAAGGCACGCTGCGCGTGCTCGCCGTGCAAACGTACGGTGAAAACGCCGCGAACGCAGTCTTGCAACTCGCTGCCGCACTCGAATCGTTGAGCACGCACCCGATCGCCCGCGCGATCGTGGCGGAAGCCGGCGCGCGCACGCTGCCGCCTTTGCACGCCGAAGACGTCCGCGTAGAATCGGGGCGCGGCATCGCCGGCGCGGTCGACCGCACGCGCGTGCTCGCGGGTAACGCCGCGTTCCTGGCGGCCAACGGCATCGAGACGCCGGCGACCCGATCGGCAAACACGAATATCTACGTCGCTCGCGACGGCACGATGCTCGGCAGTATCGAACTCGGTGACAGCATTCGCCCGAGCGCCCGTGCAACCGTCGCCGCACTCTCGTCGCTCGGGATAGCATCCCTGATGGTAAGCGGCGATACCGAGAGCGTGGTTGCGTCCGTCGCACAGAGCGCCGGCATCGAACGCTGGTATTCGGGCGTGCTTCCGGTAGAAAAGGCATCGATCGTTCGCGACATCGAGGAGAAAGGCGGCGCGGCGGGCTTCGTCGGCGACGGCATGAACGATGCGCCCGCGCTCGCGCGAGCCTCGGTTGGATTTGCAATGGGCGCAGGCACCGCGATCGCGCTCGAATCCGCGCATGCGGCCATTCTTTCGAACGACCCCTACGCGCTCGTGAGCGCGATCGAGATCGCGCGCGGTACGCAACGCGCCATCGCTCAAAATCTCTTTTGGGCCTTTGCTTACAACGTCGTACTGATTCCGCTCGCGGCGTTCGGTATCGTCAACCCGATCTTTGCCGCCGGAGCGATGGGTCTATCCAGCCTGTTCGTCGTCGGCAATGCACTCGCGCTCTCGCGCCGCTATTCGCGGAAGACGCAAGCGATCCCAAAAGCTTAG
- a CDS encoding heavy metal-associated domain-containing protein produces the protein MNTVTISVQGMTCENCVRHVTQALQELPGVTGVEVALTSGSATIQSDHPLERAELAHALDEAGYTLS, from the coding sequence ATGAACACCGTTACGATTTCCGTGCAGGGCATGACCTGCGAAAATTGCGTGCGCCACGTCACCCAAGCGTTGCAAGAACTCCCCGGCGTGACCGGCGTCGAGGTCGCTCTAACGAGCGGCTCGGCGACTATTCAGAGCGACCATCCGCTCGAGCGCGCCGAACTCGCCCACGCGCTCGACGAGGCCGGTTACACCCTATCGTGA
- a CDS encoding metal-sensitive transcriptional regulator produces MIEPRKTDVLRRLRTARGHLEGVIRMVEEDSYCVDVMKQIAGVRSALARVSQIELRNHFENCFAQAIRQGNEGPAIDELLSALAFDKSIV; encoded by the coding sequence ATGATCGAACCACGCAAAACCGACGTCCTGCGCCGCCTCCGGACCGCCCGCGGCCACTTGGAGGGAGTCATCCGCATGGTCGAAGAGGACAGCTACTGCGTGGATGTGATGAAGCAGATCGCCGGCGTCCGATCGGCGTTAGCCCGAGTGAGCCAAATCGAATTGCGTAACCACTTTGAAAACTGTTTTGCTCAAGCGATCCGGCAGGGTAACGAGGGACCGGCGATCGACGAATTACTCAGCGCGCTGGCCTTCGATAAATCGATCGTCTAG
- a CDS encoding S41 family peptidase produces the protein MQSLFSCSARLASALGLVAGLLLPLTASAAPPLPGPVALDVRESYRLLSSTYYKEVAGQSLLDAARTALIDAAHKHGARVDIPALQAQDDSEASMAQLDQAIVSVAQAAHGTPTEYAYAAIDGMAKSVKDRWTAFLDPQEFKAFNEALDPQKISGIGVLIEQDPATKLVRASYVVPGTPADKAGILPGDNFVTIDGASTKGLTQENASKLLRGKAGTVVHIAIAHSGSTPTETVAITRSEIQPPTVIYKMLAGHIGYVYVLAFGRATPSEFDAALSRLKAGGARALVLDLRNDGGGYVDSALEISSTMIANKPLVTVEQRGAANQTIDAQDDTRIDVPVSVLVNGYTASASEITAGALQDDGIGVLVGTKTFGKGVMQTLTPLPDGSAIKITTAHYLTPNGKDINLRGIKPDVSIGENRGARFGEAKDDAQLRAALDLLQKKIADAATKP, from the coding sequence ATGCAGAGTTTATTTTCTTGTTCGGCTCGCCTAGCATCCGCCCTCGGGTTGGTTGCCGGCCTTCTCTTGCCCCTAACGGCGAGCGCGGCGCCGCCGCTCCCCGGGCCCGTCGCCTTGGACGTTCGCGAGAGTTACCGTTTGCTTTCGTCGACCTATTACAAGGAAGTTGCCGGGCAATCGCTGCTCGACGCGGCGCGCACGGCGCTGATCGATGCCGCGCACAAGCATGGCGCGCGCGTCGACATCCCGGCACTACAGGCGCAGGACGATAGCGAAGCGAGCATGGCGCAACTCGATCAAGCGATCGTGTCGGTGGCGCAGGCCGCCCACGGTACCCCGACCGAGTACGCCTACGCTGCGATCGACGGCATGGCGAAATCGGTCAAGGATCGCTGGACGGCGTTTCTCGATCCGCAGGAATTCAAGGCTTTTAACGAAGCGCTGGATCCGCAAAAAATCTCGGGCATCGGGGTGCTCATCGAGCAAGACCCCGCCACGAAACTCGTGCGCGCCTCGTATGTAGTGCCCGGCACGCCGGCCGACAAAGCGGGCATCCTGCCCGGCGATAATTTCGTTACCATCGACGGAGCCTCGACCAAAGGGCTTACACAGGAGAACGCCAGCAAATTGCTGCGCGGCAAGGCCGGCACCGTGGTGCATATCGCCATCGCGCACAGCGGCAGCACGCCGACCGAAACCGTCGCCATCACGCGTAGTGAAATCCAGCCGCCGACCGTTATCTACAAAATGCTGGCCGGACACATCGGTTACGTGTACGTCCTGGCTTTCGGCCGGGCTACGCCGAGCGAATTCGATGCGGCGCTCTCGCGTCTCAAAGCCGGCGGCGCGCGCGCGCTGGTCCTGGATCTGCGCAACGACGGCGGCGGATACGTTGATTCGGCGCTCGAGATCAGCTCGACGATGATCGCAAATAAGCCGCTGGTTACGGTAGAGCAGCGCGGAGCCGCCAATCAAACGATCGACGCGCAAGACGACACGCGCATCGACGTTCCGGTGAGCGTCTTGGTCAACGGCTATACGGCCTCGGCATCCGAGATTACCGCGGGCGCTCTGCAGGACGACGGTATCGGCGTGCTCGTCGGTACGAAAACGTTCGGAAAAGGGGTGATGCAGACGCTGACCCCGCTACCGGATGGTTCGGCCATCAAGATCACCACGGCGCATTACCTCACGCCCAACGGTAAAGACATCAACCTGCGCGGCATCAAGCCGGATGTGAGTATCGGAGAGAATCGCGGCGCGCGATTCGGCGAAGCCAAAGACGACGCCCAACTCCGAGCGGCGCTCGACCTGCTCCAAAAAAAGATCGCCGACGCGGCCACGAAGCCGTAG
- a CDS encoding ATP-binding protein, with the protein MSPHYRAAYTGDPRNVSLARNAIASFASMCGFSESDVADIRLAAGEALSNAVEHGRSARSNGFSVVCRFEDGEIAIEIRDNGDGFSIEGSQAAPLEERARGFGMGLMCSLMDGVNYDHNGTRVRLYRRLEEPHAPG; encoded by the coding sequence GTGAGCCCGCACTACCGCGCCGCCTATACCGGCGATCCACGCAACGTATCCTTGGCGCGCAACGCCATTGCAAGTTTTGCGAGCATGTGCGGCTTTTCCGAAAGCGACGTCGCCGATATTCGCCTCGCTGCCGGCGAAGCGTTGAGCAATGCGGTCGAACACGGCCGCAGCGCGCGTTCCAACGGATTCTCCGTAGTGTGCCGATTCGAAGACGGCGAGATCGCGATCGAAATTCGCGATAACGGTGATGGATTCAGTATCGAGGGGAGCCAGGCCGCACCGCTCGAAGAGCGCGCGCGCGGATTTGGGATGGGCCTCATGTGCAGTCTCATGGACGGCGTGAACTACGACCACAACGGAACGCGCGTGCGGCTCTACCGACGGCTCGAAGAGCCCCACGCGCCGGGCTGA
- a CDS encoding enoyl-CoA hydratase encodes MQTALSTHVIVEHRDGTAIVTMNRAEKRNALSLELMRELTAAFRAIAGDRSVHAVILRGEGPAFSSGHDLRELLGREPNEYREIFDTCVILMETIIAMPQPVIAEVAKIATAAGCQLVATCDLAVASTEATFATPGVRIGLFCSTPMVPLSRAIGRRRAMEMLLTGEPITARTAADWGLVNAVVPPESLHDAALDLARRIGSASRTVVGIGKAAFYAQIDLPQPAAYAYTKETMARNALEEDAQEGIEAFLSKRTPAWKRDS; translated from the coding sequence ATGCAGACAGCGCTATCCACACACGTGATCGTCGAACACCGCGACGGCACCGCGATCGTCACGATGAACCGGGCCGAGAAACGCAATGCGCTCTCGCTCGAACTGATGCGCGAGCTCACGGCGGCGTTCCGTGCCATCGCCGGGGATCGTTCCGTCCACGCGGTCATCTTGCGGGGTGAAGGCCCGGCGTTTTCGTCCGGCCACGATCTGCGCGAGTTGCTCGGTCGCGAGCCCAACGAGTACCGCGAGATTTTTGATACCTGCGTCATCTTGATGGAGACGATTATCGCGATGCCGCAGCCGGTCATTGCGGAGGTGGCGAAAATCGCGACGGCGGCCGGCTGCCAACTGGTCGCAACGTGCGATCTAGCCGTCGCCTCAACCGAGGCGACCTTCGCCACGCCGGGGGTGCGCATCGGGCTGTTCTGCAGCACCCCGATGGTGCCGCTCTCCCGCGCGATCGGGCGCCGGCGGGCGATGGAGATGCTGCTGACCGGCGAGCCGATCACCGCGCGCACGGCGGCCGACTGGGGGCTCGTCAACGCGGTCGTGCCCCCGGAGTCGCTCCATGACGCGGCGCTGGATTTAGCCCGCCGGATCGGCTCCGCGAGCCGCACGGTCGTCGGTATCGGCAAGGCGGCTTTTTACGCCCAAATCGATCTGCCCCAGCCGGCCGCGTATGCCTATACGAAGGAGACGATGGCCCGAAATGCCCTGGAGGAGGATGCCCAAGAAGGCATCGAGGCATTCTTAAGCAAGCGTACGCCCGCGTGGAAGAGAGATTCGTAA
- a CDS encoding DUF5693 family protein, with protein sequence MIDSSIRTRIVASILALALLASALVAVFRIREEANAHRVELAMDYNDFIDLARSYNYNPSAFLIALRRAGLTSLALTEELGGNVGQQGHAYATTGAALQNQARLSALSDPTLAALAKAGKIVPDAIYLAIYDRSTYERYRQQLALHFEPKTVRVLHAAKPWIIEVRTQVDYFNNTALGIPTDEIALAKKLHLLVIPRLQNDERFDQPQMERALGDVLKQDRLVSTVIFFGLRNQVFGYPDHLPQAAALFKEHGPTSSQPFNFGMIETYDPGQVQKGNTTLARLIPGQTVRVQAIAKAELDKIRLDEVVARFVLGVRERNVRVVYLRPWAHQDGTLSIEATNIEMVKDLATELKRDGFTFGRATPITEYRGDNRFLVGIAALAVPSIFVLLLGVFGWYRRWLAIAAYAATVGIYAAGVVSHHDLFVRSAIALCGALFFETAAFYVLAPAFSEQPAPRFGAQFLRSLGWTLAATGVALLGALVVVGVMSSPLTMEEIEPFRGIKLVLDLPPLIALAIYLFKPAFNAGIERPRDVFLAPVRAYQLALGIAIVAAGALLVMRSGNQSDIAPSHLELWLRSTLTTVLSVRPRFKEFLLGYPFMMLLPALTVAHRRVVGWLLVLGIGVGIGDIVDTFSHLHTPIAISLFRIFNGLAIGVAIGAVAIAIYRRIFVRSAA encoded by the coding sequence GTGATCGATTCATCCATTCGGACGCGTATCGTCGCGTCGATCTTGGCGCTTGCCCTACTCGCCTCGGCTCTGGTCGCGGTCTTTCGCATCCGTGAGGAAGCGAACGCGCACCGGGTCGAGCTGGCGATGGACTACAACGATTTCATCGATTTGGCGCGATCGTACAATTACAATCCCTCGGCGTTTTTGATCGCGCTCCGGCGGGCCGGGCTCACGTCGCTCGCTCTCACCGAGGAGCTGGGCGGAAACGTCGGCCAGCAAGGGCACGCCTACGCGACCACCGGTGCGGCGCTGCAAAACCAAGCGCGGCTCTCGGCGCTGAGCGACCCGACGCTCGCCGCCCTCGCGAAGGCGGGCAAGATCGTACCGGATGCGATCTATCTGGCGATCTACGACCGCTCCACGTACGAGCGCTATCGCCAGCAGCTGGCGCTGCACTTCGAGCCGAAAACCGTGCGCGTGCTGCACGCGGCCAAGCCGTGGATTATCGAAGTCCGCACGCAAGTCGACTACTTCAATAACACGGCGCTCGGTATCCCGACCGACGAAATCGCGCTTGCTAAAAAGTTACACTTGCTGGTGATTCCGCGCCTGCAGAACGACGAGCGATTCGACCAGCCGCAGATGGAACGCGCGCTCGGCGACGTTTTGAAACAGGACCGCCTCGTATCGACCGTCATTTTCTTCGGGTTGCGCAATCAGGTCTTCGGTTACCCCGACCACTTGCCGCAGGCCGCCGCGCTGTTCAAAGAGCACGGGCCGACATCGTCGCAGCCGTTCAATTTCGGCATGATCGAGACGTACGATCCGGGCCAGGTGCAAAAGGGCAACACGACGCTGGCACGACTGATTCCCGGACAGACGGTGCGCGTGCAAGCGATCGCCAAAGCCGAGCTCGACAAAATTCGGCTCGACGAAGTGGTGGCGCGGTTCGTGCTGGGAGTACGAGAACGGAACGTGCGCGTCGTATATCTACGGCCGTGGGCGCACCAAGACGGAACGCTCTCGATCGAAGCGACCAACATCGAAATGGTCAAAGATCTTGCGACCGAGCTTAAACGCGACGGATTCACGTTCGGACGAGCCACGCCCATCACCGAGTACCGCGGCGATAATCGCTTTTTGGTTGGGATCGCCGCGCTCGCGGTGCCGTCGATCTTCGTCCTGCTGCTCGGCGTCTTCGGCTGGTATCGGCGTTGGCTGGCGATCGCCGCATACGCTGCGACGGTGGGGATTTATGCGGCGGGCGTCGTGTCGCACCACGATCTCTTCGTGCGCTCTGCGATCGCGCTGTGCGGCGCGTTATTCTTCGAGACGGCAGCGTTCTACGTTCTAGCTCCGGCGTTCTCGGAGCAGCCGGCGCCGCGGTTCGGGGCGCAGTTCTTACGCAGCCTGGGCTGGACGCTGGCCGCAACCGGCGTCGCCTTGCTCGGCGCGCTGGTCGTCGTGGGCGTGATGAGTTCGCCGCTGACCATGGAAGAGATCGAACCGTTCCGCGGTATCAAATTGGTGCTCGATCTGCCGCCGCTCATCGCGCTGGCCATCTACCTGTTCAAACCGGCATTCAACGCCGGGATCGAGCGCCCGCGCGACGTCTTTCTGGCGCCGGTGCGCGCCTATCAGTTGGCCTTGGGCATCGCGATCGTCGCGGCCGGCGCGCTGCTCGTCATGCGCAGCGGAAACCAGAGCGATATCGCTCCTTCGCATTTGGAACTCTGGTTGCGCAGCACGCTGACCACGGTGTTGAGCGTCCGCCCGCGCTTCAAAGAGTTTCTCCTCGGCTATCCGTTCATGATGCTGTTGCCGGCGCTGACCGTTGCGCATCGCCGCGTCGTCGGCTGGCTCCTGGTGCTGGGCATCGGCGTGGGGATCGGCGACATCGTCGATACGTTCTCGCACTTGCATACGCCGATCGCCATCTCGCTCTTTCGCATCTTCAACGGTTTGGCGATCGGCGTGGCCATCGGTGCGGTGGCGATCGCTATCTATCGCCGCATCTTCGTGCGTTCCGCGGCGTAG
- the csaB gene encoding polysaccharide pyruvyl transferase CsaB, with protein MRALISGYYGFGNLGDEALLEVIVGRLRASFPALELEVLSATPEATTARLGIAATPRWNFRLVREAIARADVVLSGGGGLLQNATSVRSIVYYAGILREAVKQRRKTMIFAQSIGPLDMVGRILVRHFCRGVDRATVRDARSLHLLHSLLPGTTVEQTADPVFLYDLPAQEADLSDEGLDPSQGRYAIVSVRKIAALKEGTKAIARAVDRLSSEHGLRVGFLPLGGAPDAEVATTIIRACATAPMLLPECDLAKAAAILRGAHAVIGMRLHALILAARFNVPFLAIPYDPKVAALCEDLAYPLGPLWVPGQSAPSDASVDAAVDRLMSEHDPLAEHLRERIAIVRASAERNFEVLGELLREP; from the coding sequence GTGCGCGCCTTGATCTCCGGGTATTACGGCTTCGGCAATTTGGGTGACGAGGCGTTGCTCGAAGTCATCGTCGGCCGGTTGCGCGCGAGCTTCCCTGCGCTCGAACTCGAAGTGCTATCCGCGACGCCCGAAGCGACGACGGCGCGGTTGGGCATCGCGGCGACGCCTCGCTGGAACTTTCGGCTCGTACGCGAGGCGATCGCCCGCGCGGACGTCGTGCTTTCGGGCGGCGGCGGCTTATTGCAGAATGCGACCAGCGTCCGCAGCATCGTGTACTACGCCGGCATCCTGCGCGAAGCGGTCAAGCAGCGGCGCAAAACGATGATTTTCGCGCAGTCGATCGGCCCGCTCGATATGGTCGGGCGTATCTTGGTGCGCCACTTTTGCCGCGGCGTCGATCGCGCCACGGTGCGCGACGCGCGCTCGCTGCATTTGCTACACTCGCTTCTACCAGGTACGACCGTGGAACAGACTGCCGACCCAGTGTTTCTGTACGACCTACCGGCCCAGGAGGCCGATCTCTCGGACGAGGGCCTGGACCCTTCGCAGGGCCGATACGCAATCGTCAGCGTCCGCAAGATCGCCGCTCTCAAAGAGGGGACGAAGGCGATCGCGCGGGCGGTCGATCGCTTGAGCTCCGAGCATGGGCTGCGGGTGGGATTTCTGCCGCTGGGCGGGGCTCCGGATGCCGAGGTTGCGACCACCATCATCCGCGCGTGCGCCACGGCGCCGATGCTGTTGCCCGAGTGCGATCTCGCCAAAGCGGCGGCCATCTTGCGAGGCGCGCACGCGGTTATCGGGATGCGCCTGCACGCGTTGATTCTCGCGGCGCGCTTTAACGTGCCGTTCTTGGCGATTCCCTACGATCCCAAGGTGGCGGCGCTCTGCGAGGATCTGGCCTATCCGCTCGGCCCGCTCTGGGTACCCGGGCAATCCGCGCCGAGCGATGCGAGCGTGGATGCCGCGGTCGATCGACTGATGTCGGAGCACGACCCGCTCGCGGAGCATCTGCGCGAGCGAATCGCGATCGTTCGAGCGTCGGCGGAACGAAATTTCGAGGTGCTTGGCGAACTCCTCCGCGAGCCATGA